A window of the Choristoneura fumiferana chromosome 30, NRCan_CFum_1, whole genome shotgun sequence genome harbors these coding sequences:
- the LOC141444775 gene encoding RNA pseudouridylate synthase domain-containing protein 1-like has translation MGVSTLFENEDYLIVNKPFDMYINSEDENEKNSVTYNIAKHDSHHSSSTHPLHFVHRLDYATSGVLCIAKNKSSSAAAGKLFEKRDTKKYYLAVVRQHVQYEICDIDFPVAADPLTAGSSHKMVAMTSPPGSPETSLLQPRLAQTRLLLLETGYYGTDPVSVVLLKPVTGRRHQLRVHCSAIGHTILGDYTYSNKEDSAPHRMFLHAMRLILPLPQETLDVQTADPFFSDQNFTSKYRALRTYFKYRMKEDFRKACEVTDQALLIGVKYKLFKPN, from the exons ATGGGTGTTTCTACGCTCTTTGAAAATGAagattatttaattgtaaacaaGCCCTTTGATATGTACATCAACTCTGAGGACGAAAATGAGAAG AATTCAGTCACGTACAATATAGCAAAGCACGACTCTCACCATTCCTCATCGACGCACCCTTTGCATTTCGTCCATCGTCTCGATTACGCCACCAGCGGTGTGCTCTGTATAGCGAAGAATAAGTCTTCTTCTGCTGCCGCGGGAAAGCTGTTTGAAAAGAGAGATACCAAAAAGTACTACCTAGCTGTCGTGAGACAACACGTCCAGTACGAAATATGTGACATCGACTTTCCGGTTG CGGCTGATCCGCTAACTGCGGGCTCTTCACACAAAATGGTGGCGATGACGTCACCACCCGGGAGCCCTGAGACGTCACTGCTGCAGCCCCGTCTGGCCCAAACACGGCTGTTGCTCTTAGAGACTGGGTATTACGGCACGGATCCCGTCAGTGTGGTACTGCTCAAGCCTGTCACTG GTAGACGTCACCAGCTTCGCGTGCATTGCTCTGCCATCGGCCACACGATACTCGGCGACTACACGTACAGCAATAAGGAGGACTCGGCGCCGCACCGCATGTTCCTGCATGCCATGAG ATTAATTTTACCATTGCCTCAAGAAACCTTGGACGTCCAAACAGCAGACCCTTTTTTTTCCGATCAAAATTTCACCTCTAAGTATCGAGCGCTACGCACCTACTTTAAGTACAGAATGAAAGAAGATTTTAGAAAAGCCTGTGAGGTCACTGACCAAGCCCTACTGATCGGCGTGaagtacaaattatttaaacctaattaa
- the LOC141444584 gene encoding uncharacterized protein, which translates to MRRIKKHKIKEENLAGSSSKNRVSEEHDLAYFIHDRVELMHQVFSVLKSKEIKSFAPECVRRLPTDDLQELCLEELLGISSKRLCAILDGAEPPSDTESSSQSLEHLETISLDSISSDEEILSQGSKKKKKHRHAKKKRRRKSKGSESEDKQKDAGDSRAARAGLTVLELLELQARARAIRAQLHQEPARVQAEPAVEAASSDNEVEIKEEPAEVVEISSDEEKPDRAKLDQQIGTSTMNSNEVTVSKNTDPQTVTKKINNLVITVPQSKPTRKIRLKRQKPPESVAKENNTTNNEENKQAETAASKKKKKKIIHKEGSDQDEITLQLSDSEKMDLLEDLDAKNLDNVTSSDSSSDDDHHEKLKQQEEKVEGDTSTNKNENTERADSELVCENKKGTEAEETNKDTEIRGFISNDNNDTVEMNDLPVIVDEVKEPSETEKVTNEEPSKVDDKPDIIDAKCDEIVESTKERNEENMADEKVKSDGEISDRESSEVEASDVQQEIVCISDDEGKKKKKKKKDKKSKKEKKKSGFHESDDENFYKDNKVDAGPDIVQMTIDDDDDDVYEILEISDDSSCYEVEGVSVLSKEPTAEEIEAFSARMDEIEIDREQTVITNETKSTNLNETCDVENVSWKDRYLGSTKVRRVLTTSNILNAIRKKNIELKKKLEEAKNAERIEKEKQNEKERKPEEQVASVQDGSIEQYETLQGSTRYVDPVKEVENDNEKGDATEKEGDAECAENLVTREMKKDAKMLLKMYKRLLKYNDVNKQRDPNKKKKKKQKKSKEKEKVKDSI; encoded by the exons atgaggcgaataaaaaagcataagataAAAGAGGAGAATTTAGCGGGTTCATCGTCGAAGAACAGAGTGTCAGAGGAACATGATTTGGCGTATTTTATTCACGACAGAGTCGAACTGATGCACCAAGTTTTTTCAGTTTTAAAGTCTAAAGAAATAAAATCCTTCGCTCCTGAGTGTGTAAGACGGTTGCCCACTGATGATTTACAGGAACTATGCTTGGAAGAA TTGCTGGGCATAAGTTCGAAACGTCTCTGTGCTATATTGGATGGTGCGGAGCCACCGTCCGACACAGAGTCCTCCAGCCAGTCTCTGGAGCACCTCGAGACAATCTCCCTGGACAGCATATCATCTGACGAGGAAATCCTGAGCCAGGGCAGTAAAAAGAAAAAG AAACACCGGCACGCTAAGAAGAAGCGCCGCAGGAAGTCCAAGGGCTCAGAGTCTGAAGACAAACAGAAGGACGCCGGAGACTCACGGGCGGCCCGCGCGGGGCTCACCGTGTTGGAGCTGTTGGAGCTGCAGGCCCGCGCTCGCGCCATCCGGGCGCAGCTGCACCAGGAACCTGCTA GGGTGCAGGCGGAGCCGGCTGTGGAGGCAGCTTCATCTGACAACGAGGTGGAGATTAAAGAGGAGCCGGCGGAAGTGGTTGAGATCAGCAGCGACGAGGAGAAGCCGGACCGTGCTAAACTTGACCAGCAGATAG GTACATCGACGATGAATTCAAATGAAGTCACGGTGAGCAAGAACACGGACCCACAAACGgtcactaaaaaaataaataatcttgtCATAACCGTACCTCAGTCGAAACCGACGCGAAAAATAAGACTCAAAAGACAAAAACCACCTGAAAGTGTTGCTAAAGAAAACAATACGActaataatgaagaaaataaacaagCAGAAACGGCTGCT agcaagaaaaaaaagaagaaaataatacataaagAAGGCAGCGATCAAGATGAGATCACGCTACAGTTGTCAGATTCAGAAAAAATGGATCTCCTTGAAGATCTAGATGCAAAAAATTTGGACAACGTTACTTCTAGTGATTCTAGTTCTGATGATGATCATCATGAAAAACTTAAACAACAGGAAGAAAAAGTCGAGGGTGATACGAGtactaataaaaatgaaaatactgaAAGAGCAGACAGCGAATTAGTCTGTGAAAACAAAAAAGGCACGGAAGCAGAAGAAACAAATAAAGATACAGAAATACGAGGTTTTATTTCTAATGATAATAATGACACAGTAGAAATGAATGACTTACCTGTAATAGTTGATGAAGTTAAAGAACCAAGTGAAACTGAGAAAGTAACAAATGAGGAACCCTCGAAAGTTGATGATAAACCAGATATTATTGATGCGAAATGCGATGAAATAGTGGAATCAACTAAGGAAAGAAACGAAGAAAATATGGCTGATGAGAAAGTTAAATCAGATGGAGAAATATCGGATAGGGAAAGTTCTGAGGTTGAAGCTTCAGATGTGCAACAAGAAATAGTGTGCATATCTGACGACGAAggcaagaaaaagaaaaaaaagaagaaagataaaaagtcgaaaaaagagaaaaagaagTCGGGTTTTCATGAAAGTGATGACGAAAATTTTTATAAAGATAATAAAGTTGATGCAGGTCCGGATATAGTTCAAATGacaattgatgatgatgatgatgatgtttacgAAATTCTGGAGATTTCCGATGATTCATCATGTTATGAAGTAGAAGGTGTTTCAGTATTGTCTAAAGAACCAACAGCTGAAGAAATAGAAGCATTCTCAGCCAGAATGGATGAAATTGAAATAGACAGAGAGCAAACAGTTATAACTAATGaaacaaaatcaacaaacttgaACGAAACTTGCGATGTAGAAAACGTGTCGTGGAAAGACAGGTATTTAGGCAGCACAAAAGTAAGAAGAGTTCTAACGACGTCAAACATTTTGAACGctataagaaagaaaaatatagaACTAAAGAAGAAATTAGAAGAAGCTAAAAACGCAGAAAGGATTGAGAAAgagaaacaaaatgaaaaagaaagaaaacctGAAGAACAAGTTGCTAGCGTTCAAGATGGTTCTATAGAGCAATACGAAACTCTACAAGGTTCTACTAGATATGTGGATCCAGTGAAAgaagtagaaaatgacaatgaaAAAGGAGACGCCACAGAAAAAGAAGGAGATGCAGAATGTGCTGAGAATTTAGTTACAAGGGAGATGAAAAAAGATGCTAAAATGCTACTTAAAATGTATAAGAGACTATTGAAATACAACGATGTTAATAAACAGAGAGATCCTaataagaaaaagaagaagaaacaaAAGAAGAGCAAAGAAAAAGAGAAAGTTAAGGATTCTATttaa